One window of the Delphinus delphis chromosome 20, mDelDel1.2, whole genome shotgun sequence genome contains the following:
- the CCDC8 gene encoding coiled-coil domain-containing protein 8, with the protein MLQIGEDVDYLLIPREVRLAGGVWRVISKPATKEAEFRERLIQFLEEEGRTLEDVARIIEKSTPHPPQTPKKPKGPRMRRVQQMVTPPPRLVVGTYDSSNASDSEFSDFETSRDKGDKGHRGTGRGRKVRKMPVSYLGSKFLGSDLESEDDEELVEAFLRRGEKKPSAPPARRRVNLPVPMFEDNPVPQLSKADRWREYVTQVSWGKLKRRVKGWAPRSSPGVGEAWQASTRLERDGVSVPRSASLGDNVGNAGDGQVPESPPRRWRPKINWASFWRRRREEAAARAQGAEAVDEQRVEAVDNQRVEAVGDQRAGAVAVQGAEAMAVQGAEAVGNQRAEDADNQRAEGPAVQRVEDADNQRAEAPDVQGAEAVSEEAEAISDQRAETPAVQGVESSAAGRALGVSPGSRTRKQVKTVRFQTPGRFSWFRKRRRAFWYTPRLPTLPKRVPRAGGARSLRVLRAEARAEAEHGEQENQL; encoded by the coding sequence ATGCTGCAAATCGGGGAGGACGTGGACTATTTGCTCATCCCCCGCGAAGTCAGGCTGGCGGGAGGCGTCTGGAGGGTCATCTCCAAGCCCGCCACCAAGGAGGCGGAATTTCGGGAGCGGCTGATCCAGTTTCTGGAGGAAGAAGGCCGCACCCTGGAGGATGTGGCCCGCATCATAGAGAAGAGCACTCCGCATCCACCccaaacccccaaaaaacccaagGGGCCCCGGATGAGGAGAGTCCAGCAGATGGTGACCCCACCTCCCCGGCTGGTCGTGGGCACTTATGACAGCAGCAACGCCAGTGACAGCGAGTTCAGCGACTTCGAGACCTCCAGAGACAAGGGTGACAAGGGCCACAGAGGCACGGGGCGTGGCAGGAAGGTGCGCAAAATGCCTGTCAGTTACCTGGGCAGCAAATTCCTTGGGAGCGACCTGGAGAGCGAGGATGACGAGGAACTGGTGGAGGCCTTCCTCCGGCGAGGGGAGAAGAAGCCCAGCGCGCCGCCAGCCCGCCGCCGGGTGAACCTGCCAGTGCCCATGTTTGAGGACAACCCGGTGCCCCAGCTGTCCAAGGCGGACAGGTGGCGGGAGTACGTCACCCAGGTGTCCTGGGGGAAGCTGAAGCGGAGGGTGAAGGGCTGGGCACCGAGGTCCAGCCCAGGGGTGGGCGAAGCCTGGCAGGCCTCTACCAGGTTGGAGAGGGATGGCGTATCAGTGCCACGCAGCGCCAGCCTGGGGGATAATGTGGGAAATGCAGGAGACGGGCAGGTGCCTGAGAGCCCCCCAAGACGGTGGAGGCCTAAGATCAACTGGGCCTCATTCTGGCGTCGCAGGAGAGAGGAGGCAGCAGCCAGGGCTCAGGGGGCAGAGGCTGTAGATGAGCAGAGAGTGGAGGCCGTAGATAATCAGAGGGTGGAGGCCGTAGGTGATCAAAGAGCAGGGGCCGTGGCTGTCCAGGGGGCAGAGGCCATGGCTGTCCAGGGGGCAGAGGCTGTGGGTAATCAGAGGGCAGAAGATGCAGATAATCAGAGGGCAGAAGGCCCAGCTGTCCAGAGGGTAGAGGATGCAGATAATCAGAGGGCAGAGGCACCAGATGTCCAGGGAGCAGAGGCTGTATCTGAGGAGGCAGAGGCCATATCTGACCAGAGGGCAGAGACCCCAGCTGTCCAGGGAGTTGAATCCTCGGCCGCTGGGAGGGCCCTAGGGGTCAGCCCAGGATCTAGGACCCGGAAACAGGTCAAGACAGTGAGGTTCCAGACCCCTGGACGCTTTTCCTGGTTTCGAAAGCGCCGGAGAGCCTTCTGGTACACTCCCCGGTTGCCCACCCTGCCCAAGAGAGTCCCCAGGGCAGGCGGGGCTAGGAGCCTCAGGGTCTTGAGGGCTGAGGccagagcagaggcagagcaCGGGGAGCAGGAAAACCAGCTGTGA
- the PNMA8C gene encoding paraneoplastic antigen-like protein 8C, whose amino-acid sequence MLFGVKDIALLEHGCKAFEVDSYKSLMILGIPENCNREEFEEIIQASLKPLGKFKVAGKAFVEEESSKAIIVRLAEDINYAVISREIKGKGGMWRVVYMPRKQDIEFLTKLNLFLQSQGRTAEDVARVLRQELCPTVTGPRELPARNCYEPGPGEKPGPGATAAVDRVPPVDSTKESKAGDGKKGKRKHKKNRRRHHASDRKL is encoded by the coding sequence ATGCTTTTCGGCGTCAAGGACATTGCATTGTTGGAGCATGGGTGCAAGGCTTTTGAGGTGGACAGTTACAAGTCTCTGATGATCCTGGGTATCCCGGAAAACTGCAACCGTGAGGAATTCGAAGAGATCATACAGGCCTCCCTAAAACCTCTGGGTAAGTTCAAAGTGGCTGGGAAGGCCTTTGTGGAAGAAGAGAGCTCCAAGGCCATCATCGTTAGGCTGGCAGAGGACATCAATTATGCCGTGATCTCCAGGGAGATCAAGGGCAAGGGCGGCATGTGGAGAGTGGTCTACATGCCCCGGAAGCAGGATATTGAATTCCTGACCAAGCTGAACCTCTTCCTGCAGAGCCAGGGCAGGACGGCGGAAGATGTGGCCCGGGTCCTAAGGCAGGAACTGTGCCCGACAGTGACGGGCCCCAGAGAACTTCCTGCCAGAAACTGCTATGAGCCTGGGCCAGGGGAGAAACCGGGGCCTGGGGCCACTGCTGCAGTGGACAGGGTGCCACCTGTGGACTCCACGAAGGAGAGCAAGGCGGGAGATGGCAAGAAAGGCAAGCGGAAGCACAAGAAAAACCGTCGACGACACCATGCATCTGACAGGAAGCTGTGA